Below is a window of Dictyostelium discoideum AX4 chromosome 1 chromosome, whole genome shotgun sequence DNA.
gATTAATTAAAAGTACACCATCTTCTAAACTTGTTGCAAGATCttcaatctttaaaattctttcttttaaataattatttgccCAACCTGTAaaagtcttttttttttttttaaaaaaaaaattttattttatttgaaaatttattattagaaattttatttttaaaattttttttttttttttttttttttttttttaattacctttttttgGACATCAATCCATGTTTTTCCACTTGGAGCAGCagccatttttttatttttttattttttttttttttttatttatacaagaatatatatacaaaatattaaaatttattggaAGGTAGTTTACACAactcaataaataataatttaataaataaataataatttaataaataaataaataaaaatggtaagataaaaaaaaaaaaaaaaatggaaaaaattttctttttattgataaaaaaaaaatttagaaaaaaaaaaataaaaaaaaaaaaaaacaaaaaaataaaaaaaattaaaaaaataaaaaatgtttttttcaaattaactGAATGCAGGTtgcaaaaaaattttataaacccAATGGCTAagccatttttaattttttttttctttttttttttttttcttttttttttttttccaaaccGTCCTCTAAACGGCAAAAAATTGTCAAATTTACCcctttaaaaattctaaaaaataaaaattataattttttttttttacaacgCAGCAAAAAATTGTTTGTGCATTTTCAAagatttcaaatatttaacaCCAAAATTGTAATGATCtcatctaaaaaaaaaaaaaaaaaagattataataaaaataataatgaaaaattaatattttgacaataataatgaaaataataatagataatcataatagtaataaaaatgaattacttttttgagatgaaaaaaacaattttttttgatatatttTTACACTCATAGGggaaaaaaaattctaaatttagaataaaaatttatttattattattattattattattattattattattattattactattatttttattttttttttttatttttttatatttgttacACAAAtgacaaatttaaaaataaaaaaaaaatgataataaaaaaaataataataaaaaatgtataaattctaaatgtggataaaatatattaaaaaaaaaaattaaaaaaaaaaaaaaataaaatacccACTTAATGGTGGGAAAGTgtgttaaatatttatttattttcataacaGTTTTATGATATGCATATGAATGTTTATTAtccatttattatttttttttatcttttttttaattttactttttttaatttttttttttaattttttttaaaagaatggCAGTTCCAATAAATTCGCcatcaacaaaaataatttttttgatggcgaatgagaaaaaaaaaaaaaaaaaaaaaaaaaaaaaaaaaaaaaaaaaaaaaaaaaattttttttttataagaaattaaaaactttttttaagattttagaattaaatttaattttttttgataatataaataaacttaatactttgtttttttttttaatttttttatattttttttttttttttttttttttttttttttttaatttttgggtAACCACTTGAAATagttcaattattttttttgttttttttttttgtttttttttttttttttttttttttttttttttttttttttttttccaaattcacttgaataatattaataatataattgtaCAGATTTtaacaaatagtaataaaaaaaaaaaaaaaaaaaaaaaaaaaaacacaaaaaaaaaagaaatgaataTGAGTAATAAGAATAATATATCAGTACAACAGTTAGAGAATGATAAAAAACTGTTACTGGAATATATATTCGAAATGAATTCacaaattttgaaatattcaaaatattcaattataaatGATAGTAACTTTCTTTCATTAAATGTTGAAGagttaattcaatttttgaaaagtaaattaattaaaattaaaaaaaaaaaaaaaaatagacaaaagaaaaaaacatcTTCTAATTTCCCcaacaaacttttttttttttttttttttttttagaatcatcacctcaacaaccaccaccaacacacCCACCAACACAACACCCACCATTACCAGTAATCCCTAATAAAAGTAtaacaccaccacaaccaaatTCTACATCACCCTCcactaataatagtaatatattatcaccaacgacaacaataacaacagcaacaacaacatctatcaccaataataacagtttatataatgataataataaacaacatttaataaaaagcCCACAATCAACACATTCATCCAATAGTAGTAcaagtagtaatagtagtttaaataataataatattaatagttataataatagtagtaatgatcaaattaaaagattattacCAGATAATTATGGTATTTTATCAAAagatcaatttcattttgcaAGTTATGAAAcctatttattaatttgtcaTTTTGGTAGATCAAATGATATAGTTGATTTAGAGAAAGAAGAGACATTTAGAattcaaaatgaaatttcaaaagttaAACATGATGGTTTTATTAAAGcattatcaccaccaccaccatcatcatcagtaaataataatagttctaATAAACCACCACCATTCAGTTCAATTTTATATAGGTTAtggttattaaaaaattttaattttaatttattcgaTACTCaagaatcattattaatttggttAAAAAGACAATTGTATATAGTTTTGGCaagtttttcaaatttaattaaatataatgatccatatgatgaaaaagataattcaaccattaatcaattaaaattactttgTTATAATTTAGAGATTTCATTTCAACAAGATCCCCCACCACAATCGAATCAAGATACGATTTATTTAAcaccatttaataatttagattattttattggtaatttaattattaaatcaccaattattaataataataataataataataataataataataataataataataataataataataataataatagtaataataataataataataataataataattcaccatctcaacaaaataatttaaatcaagcAATTCAAGCTACAAAATatcaaattgataaaattatacCATATCAATTTCCATTaaatacaaatttatttgaagatttattattttatagtttatttgaatttgatgatgacAGTGGTTCAATAAAGTTTATTGGTGATGAACATTTTAGAGtttcaacaaatttaaaaccaTTTTCAGTTGCATTGAAAATTACACCAACAATGGAGATGATTTGTCAATTGAATTGTTTCATATTGGCATATAATGCTGAACCAAATGAAAGACATTTGAGACGTTtacaattatcattaaatgcaattcaaaatttaattgaacattctttatcattaattcaaGATCCAAATACAAGTGCTGGTCCATTATTAAAGGCAACTTTGAAAAGTATTGCTCAATGGCTAGTTAAATTCTTAAGTGATGTACATAGTTATAGAGGTACAACATCATCTCCAACAAAGGATATTCATTTATGTTGTTCAATTTATGTTCAGTCAAGAGAGATGTGGAATTATTTATCAACTTCGTCATCGTtgtcatcatcgtcatcgaGAAATtcaatacaattaaaaacaaGTGAAAGTTCATTTATATCATTTATAACATCATCAGTATCAAAACATTATCAAAGAATTTCAGAACAATTTAAACCATTAACTTTAGAGAATTTCTCTGAATTTGTTGAAAGTTTAATACCAGAgattaaattgaatttagaTGTTTATACAAGTGGTTTTAAAGAGTTTAATAGTAAATCTAAAATGTTGGCATTGACAGAGGTGGTTAATCTTTATTCAGCAGATTTGAAATTAGTATTTGCCGATGTTTATTTCCTATCACCAATGTTAATTCAATCGGTTCAATCAGCATCAAACTTTCAAATTATGTTGGagaaatttgatttaattccaAAAGATTCATTACCACCCGTTAAAACTTATGTTTCATCAGTCATTGGTACATGGTGTCAAAATCAAGAAAAAGATTTCACAAAATGGTtcgaaaatatatttaaacttGATAAATTCACACCATTGGATAAGGATGTTAAACATTCATCATCGGTTGTTGACATGTTTACTATGTTTTATCAAACTATATCAACATTGGCTAAAATGAAAGGTTCATTATCTGATAATTTCCCTGCATTCATTTTAACACTATCCGCTTTGTTTAATGCAAATTGTCTTTTAACTTATAATACACAAATTGAACAAATGACAATGTGTAATCAATCAAAACATACAACATTGTACCCTAGCTCTTTGAATgagaaaattcaaaataaaggtaaaattagaaaaagtaTTTCAACATCTTCAAATCAAATCTCTTCACAATTACAATCTTCATTAACAATGTCAAAAGCAATACCTGACCCAAATCAAACGGTAATTCAAACAAAACTTCAAACAATGACACTTCAAAAACTATGTATTTGCGTTAATAATTTAGACTATATTCTATTGAATATTAATACCTATATCAATGAACATTCATTCAATAATGAAACATTAAGAGGCAAGTTAAAGGAACTCTTTTCTTCAACTCAAATTACAATCGCTGATACATTGAAATCTTTGGTCGATTTCATTGGTACTCGTGTGGTATTCTATGATTGTAAACAATCAATCGTTGAATCAATCTattcatcaccaccattgaATACAAATGATAGAATATCCGATATATTAGAATCATTAAGTCCACATTTGAAAACCATTTACAATAGTACTCAGTCATTGGAGAGAGGTAATGATATTTTAGCTTCAGTTAGTAGATCATTTTTACAAGCAATGGAATTCGCCATACTCTATGGTGGTCCAACAAGATATTTTCAACCAAAAGATGCTGAATTAATCGAATATGATTTGGAATTGGCAAAGGATTTCTTTTTAGATCgtgatgataatggtgtTGCCACTGCTGTATCCGATGAATTGTTTGAAAGTTATGTTGCTAATCTAAGAAAGGTCGTACAATTATTAATGGATTTATCATCAGATATTCTAATTGAACAATATGATAATACAAACAAAGGTAAATCATCACAATTCTCAAAAGAAATAATCCTTTGTGTTTTGGTTCATAGAAATGATAAACCTTCTAgatcttttattaaaaagaaactAAATGATCCTCATTACTtgtcaattaaaaaaaattcaaaaattaattttttaacataaattgataatagttattttaattattttaatacaattttcaatacattatataaaaaaaaataaataaatccttaattggttttgttttgttttgtaataatccttattttttttatttatttttatacatatatttttattttttttttttaaaagaatctaGTTTTCCTCTAATCCTTCTAATCATGGATATGGCGCAGGTAAATGAGCTCTTGCAATTCCCAATTCACCAATAAAttacccaaaaaaaaaaaaaatttcattttttttaacattgaTTAATTAGTATCCATTAAAGgaaatagttttaaatttttattttttttaaatgaaaagaaattattcctttttcaatttgaGTTTTCAAATGAGGAGTTTTAAAatatagttattatttttattcagttttttaatatgttagtatttaaaattaattaactaAATAAGTCAAATAATAAGATGAATTGGTCAAAGGATTCTTATAAGATTTGGCTTTTATAAAATACTCAGAGCCAACCAcacaattcaaaaaaaatcaatggaGACTTTTCCAATAACAAAACATATACCCACTTAAAATGGTAGTTTGGTTAATTTCGATTTAGCTATATGGGAATTGAACCCTTAATATCGTTTCctttaattaaaaaggaTGTGTGCTCGATGCAGGGATCGAACCTGCGACCGTGGCGTTATTAGCACCACGCTCTGCCGACTGAGCTAATCGAGCATccgttgaaaaaaaaattattttatccAAAAAAGTGCGAACTATTTTTTACAAcaaaaggaaaaaataaGCAGGAAAAACTCAACCGTAACTATTCTggtgaatttattaaaatttaataaattgaagAAATTCCAGCAACAAGAATATTgcaaatttatattttcaaaaaatcgATAcgataaattttaaattttatttttttttttttttttaagtgtAAATTTAGTTAAttgaggttttttttttttttttaaacaccaTAACATTTATCGAATTCAGAAGAAGTGATACCAAAGATTTGACAAATCCATTTAGTTTGACAAGCTTGATCACAAGATTCTTTAATTGGTGAACTACTAAGATTTTCGAAATAACTATTAAACATTGTTGAATTAGTTTTCATTTGATTGGCAACTTTTGTCCAAGAGGTAGGTGAAAGATCATCCATATTATAGAGTTCTTTAGCACTATAAGTCAATTGGAAATTTAAGGCACCAGTTTCATTTGCTTCAGTAATGTTTGCATGATATTGATAGTAGTTTACAATTTGATTAGTTGAATAATCAAATTGATAAATACGATAACCAGGTTCATGATTTTGATAGGTTGTTAATGATGGAACGATATAATTCATACCGGTTGGAATTGTATGAGTTGCAACATCGGAGAATACTGAAAATTGATCGTAATGAGTATGGCCATACAATTGACCAATGATAACATCAGAGAATTGACCTACCACTTGTTCATACATTGCACACCAACCATCGGTTGAAGCACTTTTAACAGTGCATGGAATATGACCAATGATTAAAACCTTTTCACCATTGGATTGAGCTTGTTCCAATGTATTGATCATCCAATCCGATTGATTATTTGGGCCTTTTAAATAGGTTGGGAGGAGATTATAGAAATTGATCATATCATTCTCCAAAGTATTCAATGACATAACACGAAGACCTGGCTTAATCAACGATGTATAATAACCACGCTCTTTAACCAACTCCAAAGCATCGGCATCTAACCATGGTGCCCAATAGGTGTAAATCGAGTCCAATAACCATTGTGAATTTGGTAAAACGTATTGATCGGCTGGGTAAGCTTCATGATTACCCAACGATGGTAAAACTGGTGTATTTGGGAAAGTCTTTTGAATGACCTGTGCCAATGTTGCGGTGGCCAACTCTTGTTGAGCTTGTGATTGTTCCCATACATTGTGTGGTGGATTATCACCTGTCCAAACTATGAAATCCAATTGATCAGTCAATGTTGCCAAATGTTGGAAAATCAATTCAACAGTACTAAATGGGATATCGCAAAGGTAATGACCTATTGGACCTGCTGAACCTACACCATCTCTACAACATAATGGTCTACCACAATTTGGATTTGAACCAACTTTATAATCTGGATCGAAATGTACATCagaaatttgtaaaatataaCCAATACTATCATTacctttaaatttttttaccAATGGTTCTTGatttgataaatctttaTATTGTGGTTTCTTATTAACTTTCATTGttggtttattaaatgattcttGTCTatattcattatcaaatgaatttgaaattgatgatgattctgaTGATCCTGTTGCTGAACAAATCTTAAAATATCCACATAATTGTGATGGTGTAAAATCTGATTGAATAAGTACATCAACTATAATTGGTacataattatttaaaatacctGTACactatatttaaatattaaataattattattattattagtattttttaaattaattttttttttttttttttttttttttttttttttttttttttttttattagatttaaatataCATACAACTTCTGGTTGTTCTTCTTTTGAGGCAATACAAAGGTCAGATAAACCTTTAATTATTTCTGTTAATGAAGCAttctttttaatgaaatcttCTAATAATGATGCACCAATTTGACAAACATCACAGCTTAATTGAATGTTTTCACCATGTTGTAAagttgttgctgctgcttTATCTAATTTATCTAATGATTTTTGTCCTTTTTCTGTAATTAAAATGTCATGGGAATATACAGAtgctaataataatccaatcaatactaataaaattattggtaTGGATTTCATTgtgtttatttttgtttttgtgtgTGGGTGTTTGAGGTTATTTATTACAAAGAAAAACAATAGAAAGACCAAACACCAATATCTTTGTTTTCCcctttgtaaaaaaaataaataaataaataaataataaatatatgaaATATATAAGAAAAAAgcaaattataaattaaagtatgagtaaatgatttttttaaaaaaaaaaagtgtgtttttttttttttcaacttaaaagaaaattataatcTGAAAAtgtaaaacaaaacaaaaaaaaaaaaaaaaaataaaaataaaaaaaataaaaaaaataaaaaaaataaaaaaaaacattttataaCTGATTTTTTGGTGTGAAATTTAATTATCCCAGAAAAGGATTTCTACTTTTCATAAAGATACTTAATTTTATTCGCATAAGTTTCCgatacattttaaaaaaataaaaaaaaatctattattaaactaaaataattttataaacacaaaataaaataaaataaaaaaaaaaaaaaaaaaaataaaataaaataaaataaaaaaaaaacctttgattagatatttattaatagcAATTAGTtcgtcattttttttttccacaaaggtttagatttattaagtttttttttttttttttatttttattttttttaataaccaTACCTATTTgattcatcaccatcattattttctcTAGAAATTAAATTGACATACTCTGattcttgtttttcttttaatttttttattttttcttctGGGGTGTAAACCTTCTTTGGTTTTTGGTTTTGTTTAACTTTATATTCTTCTGGTATATCATTTTCCAAAAGATTACCCAATTTattgttatcattattattattattgttattatttttattattattattattattattattattattatttggattattgttatttggattattatttttattattattattttcttgaattttattttcagtatcatcattaaacattaatttattttcagtCGATTTAATAGTTGAATTAGTTAAAGTGGTTGTTGGTGCTGGTGTTGTGGTAGTGATGACagttgttttattttcaattgatttatcaataccatcatttaattgaattgattttaatgaagATTGTAAAGATTGAGAATATTTCTTATAATCTGGTTTTaagaataaaattgattctaattttttaatttgatcttcaattgttattaaagaattcattatcttttgttgtgtatttttctttaattcttGTTCATTTTCATTCATAAATTTATCGagttcatcttcttcatcattatcattattattatttttatttaataatgttgattgtttaaattgtttttgaagTGAAAGTTtctcaatttcaaattgttttcttttttcaattagTTCTGTTATTGAttgatcatttaattttaattgttgttgtttttgtaatttatcttttgatTGATTCGTTCTATCATAAAATTgattatcttcatcatcatcatcatcatcatcttcttgacttttcttttttcttttattattactattatctaaatcatcttcatcataatcatcatcatcatcatttttattttgattcctttttttattatttttattattattattattttctaggtctttattatcatcatcttgtTCTTTATAGTGATTTCTAATTTCTTCATCATGGTCATCTTTTAACCAAACATCTCTATTTATAAGAGGTTTATTATCAGAATTTGAAGAAGAGTTGTTTGAAGTGAAAAGTGATAAAAATGCTGCTTTTTCTTTGGctctctctttttctttaattttttctttttctttttcatcattattaatattatcatcgtcattataatttaaatttaaatttggtcCATCCAATACAAATAATCTTGTTGATTCACCAAATTTTATTACATCACCAACTTTAATAGGTATATGAATATTTGGTTTacatttttgtttatttatcatTGAACCATGTGTGCTATTTAAATCATACAAATATAATTTCCCTCCGTCTCTATGTTGTATAATTGCATGTTGTCTACTAATtgtctaaaaaaaaaaaaaaaaagttaattgtATTGTATTGTAttaaatgaatgaatgaataaaTGAATGATAACTTACTGCATGCTCTAATTGTATGTCACATATTGGTAATCtaccaattaaataaaatggtttcttgtttaaattaatatgttCTATAATTGTACCACTCTTTATAACTTCAAATTTATATTCAATGTCAGGGTTTGATTTGCTCCATTCTGGTTCTTTATAAATTAGTTCAACttttggttgtggttgttgtggttgttgtggttgtttaTTGGGTGATTTTTTGATTAGTGTTGAAGGAGGTGGTGGCATTAAGAAATTAGACGGAGGTGGTGGCATcattttatcatcatctccatttttgatattaccctcattattttcactcattctattttttttttttttttttaattaattttgaaatagtGAAAaagtgaatttttttttttttttttttttttttttttttcttatttaattttttttattttctttttattttattttaacttgtatttttttaaaatatcaaaaaaagtaaaaataataaaagaattttttcttttttttcttttttttttttttttttttttgtattccCCTTTAAAATTGAGTAtagtatattttttaaataaacccctttctaataatattttagtaTTAATTTAGCACCCTTAAAAAAATCCATTTTTctgaatttgtaaaaatggtaaataatatttattttattttatttcttatttaaatcagaggatttcttttttaagataataatcaagatttgaaattttaataaatactaaaaaagaagtttaaattttgatgaataaaaaaaaaaaaatataaataatttttttttttttttttttttttttcataccTTTTGtggttaataaaattataataatataattatgaCATTAGTTGGTaagaaataaacaaataaacaaataaaaaagataaaaagataaataattataatttaactaacttatttttaatttatatatttataaagcATCTTTAACAAAACTTGGAAATCCAACTGCATCATTAAGTAGCCATAGTTCACCAAAAGTTGAGACACATGCTGGTGTTTCAGGAGAACAAATGGGCAACAAATCAGAATGGATGGGTAGATCATGGCAGTGGGGACCAAGTAGACAATGGTATTGGCAACCATGGTATTATAGATCATACAGAAGTGgaaattggtattattaaatactcaccttttttataattttttaaataaaatatttttattttaacatttaccaaaacaaatttaatttttattttttttattttttttttatttaaactttttttaaattgactAAACTCTATTTTTGATATCAACtaaatgaaaagaaataaaataaaatttttttttcttttatattattttattttttttaattttatttttttcatttttaaatattatttgatttttttgttattaatatgaatttagtataaatataaactcaaaaataaacaaaataataaaaataaaaaaaaaaaaaaaaaaaagtaatagaaaaaaaagaaaatttgtgaatattaaataaggttttggtaaaaaaaaaaaaaaaaaaaaaaaaaattgaaaaagttgaaaaaaaaaagttgaatggtttgtaattatttttaattttatcttaatttttttttttttatatggataataataataataataattttgaaatactATTTTGGAAAgtgtttaaaaatattttccttttaaaatgtatttttaaagaaattaaatcaaaacaaatatttagaaattattcatataatgaaattaatagaGTAGAATGGATGATTAGAAATGGTTATTTCGAAttattaatagaaaaaattaaaaaatgtgaATATTTAGTATTTAATTGTGAATTCAAACATCCAACAATGGTTATAGGATCTATGATGGTTACGACAATGAATAAAGAACTTAcagaaaaacaatttaatttcaaatattcaatttttaattactttAAAGATGATTTCCAACTTTTTTcaatactttttaaaaactataatttatatttccAACTTCCATCATGTTGTAAACACATTGAAAGAATATCAGTACAAGTCGATAATATGGCAGCATTAAAAGTTTTGGTTgaaaattattcatttaaacctaacatttcatcatttttcaAATCATATGAAATCGGCTCAATATCAGTATCTCAATATCTAtatgaatcattatttttaaaattaaacttaaaattaacaaaagatcaaattgaaatattatggaatttaacattttcaaatacaATAACAACTAAACCGtcatcaaaatttatttcaccattaataaatgataatgaaacgattaatcaaataatcattaaaaaactattatttattgtaaaTGTATTAAAACTTAAACCCAcagtttcaaatttaaaaccattggaatctttttttaattttaaaatttttaaagaatctttatcaaaattattaatgtgTTGTAAAATagtatcaatattatcaaattttcaatcatttcatcaaatatttaatt
It encodes the following:
- the sgmA gene encoding hypothetical protein, whose product is MKSIPIILLVLIGLLLASVYSHDILITEKGQKSLDKLDKAAATTLQHGENIQLSCDVCQIGASLLEDFIKKNASLTEIIKGLSDLCIASKEEQPEVCTGILNNYVPIIVDVLIQSDFTPSQLCGYFKICSATGSSESSSISNSFDNEYRQESFNKPTMKVNKKPQYKDLSNQEPLVKKFKGNDSIGYILQISDVHFDPDYKVGSNPNCGRPLCCRDGVGSAGPIGHYLCDIPFSTVELIFQHLATLTDQLDFIVWTGDNPPHNVWEQSQAQQELATATLAQVIQKTFPNTPVLPSLGNHEAYPADQYVLPNSQWLLDSIYTYWAPWLDADALELVKERGYYTSLIKPGLRVMSLNTLENDMINFYNLLPTYLKGPNNQSDWMINTLEQAQSNGEKVLIIGHIPCTVKSASTDGWCAMYEQVVGQFSDVIIGQLYGHTHYDQFSVFSDVATHTIPTGMNYIVPSLTTYQNHEPGYRIYQFDYSTNQIVNYYQYHANITEANETGALNFQLTYSAKELYNMDDLSPTSWTKVANQMKTNSTMFNSYFENLSSSPIKESCDQACQTKWICQIFGITSSEFDKCYGV